aaccctatctctactaaaaatacaaaaaaattagccaggcgtggtggcaagcacctgtaatcccagatacttgggaggctgatgtaggagaatcgcttgaacctggaaggtggtggttgcagtgagccaagatcgtgccactgcactccagcctgggtaacagagcgagattccacctcaaaaaaaaaaaaaaaaagtagccactGGATTTTCTGAGCAAGCACATAATTAGAGAAGTGAGTGTTGTGCATGGGAGTGCCTGGTGGGGAGGGAAAcaaactgtttgtttgtttgtttgttttttgagactgagtctcagagtctcgctctgccgcccaggctggagtgcagtggtgccatcttggctcattgcaacctctgcatcccaggttcaagcaattctcctgcctcagcctcccatgtagctgaaactacaggcgtgtgtcaccacgcccggctaatttttttttatttttagtagagatgaggtttcaccatgttagctaggatggtcttgatctcctgaccttgtgatctgccggccttggactcacaaagtgctgggattacaggcgtgagccaccgcgcccggctcaaagagttttcttttctttttttgagatggagtttcgctctgtctccaggctggagtgcagtagcacttggctcactgcagcctctgccgcccaggttcaagcaattctcctgcctcagcctcctgagtagctgggactacaggcgcccgccaccatacccagctaatttattgtatttttagtagagacaagttttcaccatgttggccaggatggtctcgatctcttgaccttgtgatccgcctgcctcggcttcccaaagtgttgggattataggcgtgagccaccacgcccggctcaaaGAGTTTTCAAGGATGTTTTAAGGCTATATTCTGAGATTAAGAAGGAAACGTTAAAaacagttttggttttttttggagtggggatctcctgacctcgtgatccgcccacctctgcctcccaaagtgctgggattacaggtgtgagccactgcacccggcctaaaaacagttttataaaaCTGGATTTTATTATACtaggaaaaagattaaaaataaaatttaaaaatgtttcaaaatgcattttgatGCTATGCTAATAGGTTACACTTTTAGTGTCATATTTATGAAATCATTATTATATtaaaccattcttgcattgctatccACAAATACCTGAGaccaagtaatttataaagaaatgaggtttgtGACctggcatgctggctcatgcctgtaatctcagcactttgggaggccgaggtgggcagatcacgagatcaggagctcgagatcaacgtggccaacatggtgaaaccctgtctgtaataaaaatacaaaaattagccgagtgtggtagggtgcgcctgtaatcccgattacgtgggaggccgaggcaggagaatcgcttgaacctgggaggcagaggctacagtgagctgagatcgcgccagtgcactccagcctgggaaacagagcgaaactccgtctcaaaaaaaaaaaaaaatgaggtttaattggctcacggttctgcaggcttcGCAGGAAGCGTGTTGCTGGCATCTGCTCCACTTCTGACGAAGCCTTAGGGAGCCttcaatcatggcaaaaggggaagTGGGAATAGGCTTGTCACATGGCAAAAACAGGAGTAAGCAAGTGGTGAGAGGTTGGGATGGGGAGGcttgccacacacttttaaacaaccagaatcttgtgtgaactcagagcaagagttcacacatcacaagtggatggtgctaagccatgcATGAGGGATTCACTCcaatgacccaaatacctcctaccaggccccacctctaacgtTGGAGACTAgttttcaacatgaggtttggaaggGACATATTTCCAGACCCATATCAATTGCCAAATCCAAATTCCCATATagtttcttctaagagttttatagttttagctcttaagattaaaaataatcttgtcttatttctgatcttagagggaaagttttcaatattttactATGGAGTATGCTGTTAGCTGTGGGGGTTTctgttttgtgagacagagtctcactttgtcaccaggctggagtatggtggcacaatttggactcactgcaacctcagcctcccaggttcaagcaactctcttgcctcagccttttgagtagctgggattacaggcgcgtaccaccatgcccggctaatttttttttttttttttttttttgagatggagtctcactctgtcacccaggctggagtgcagtgttgtgatcttggctcactgcaagctctgcctcctgggttcatgccgttatcctcccttagcctcccgagtagctgggactacaggtacccttTTGAgagctcaaaaaaagaaataataaaataaaataaataaatagcctcggtgacagagtaagaccctgtttcaaaagaaatgaaatgtattttttatttttttctatgttttaattatttatttatttagttttgagatggagtctcgttctctcgcccaggctggagtgcagtggccagatctcggctcactgcaagctctgcctcccgggttcatgccattctcctgcctcagcctcccaagcagctgggactacaggcgcccgccacctcaccaggttaattttttgtattttttagtagagaaggggtttcactgtgttagccaggatggtctcgatctcctgacctcatgatccacccgtcttggcctcccaaagtgctgggattacaggcttgagccaccgcgcccagctcccccctttttttttgagacagagttttgcttttgtcgcccaggcaggctggtctcgaactcttgaccacaggtgatcagccctcctcggcctcccaaagtgttgggattacaggcgtgagccactgtgctgggcctttttttttttttttctttaagagtcagggtctctgcctcccaggctgcagtgcagtggtacgatcatagtttactgcagctttgagctcctagtctcaagtgatcctcctgcctcagcctcctgagtagctaggactactattttttgtagagatgaggtctagctatgttgtccaggctggtctcaaactcctggcctcaagtgatcctcccactcctgcctccccaaatgctggtattacagtcaTGAATCACTGCACTTAGCCCCgcctttttttaaaagagcactTTTAGGTTCACAACAAACTTGAGGGGAAACTACAGAGTTCCTGTATATTCCCTTCCTCCATACACTCACAGCTTCCCCCATGATAAACATTTCACACCAGAGGTCTACAGGTGTTACATCTGaggaacctacattgacacatcatatTTGCCCCAAGTCTACAGTTTCAGTTGTCTTGGTGTTGCACATTCcataggttttgacaaatgtatatgtACCTACCATTATGGTGTCATACAGAACTTTGGGAGATAATAAACTGTAAGTTCagtgattgtaacaaatgtagcaCTCTGGGGGAGATCCAATATGTGGGGACAGGAGGTATATGGCAACTCTGTACTTCCTGCTCAATTCTGCTTTCTGCTGTGAATCTGAAACTGTCTAAATGccatccaaaaaacaaaacaaaacaaaacttccacATTCAAAACTTATGTGACTTGTTCAacttttagagaagaaaaaagacaacctTCATggtaattgttattttttttgagatgagtctctgtcacccaggctgaagtacagtggcacgatctcggttcactgcaacctcagcctcccgagttcatttgattctcatgcctcagcctcccgagcagctgggactacaggcgggtgccaccacgcccggctgactttttgtatttttagtagagacggagttttaccgtgttagccaggatggtctcgatctcctgacctcgtgatccgcctgccttggcctcccaaaatgctgggattacaggcgtgagctaccacacctggctgggcctTCATGGttattaaatgtaaatacaaCGGggctaggctcagtggctcatgcctgtaatcccagcactttgggaggccaaggcaagcagatcacttgagcccaggagttcaagaccagcctgggcaacatggtgaaaccccatctccaccagaaaatacagaaattagccaggtagtcTCTGCTACAGGGttgagtgggaggattgcttgagcctgggaggtcgcggatgcagtgagccaagacagcaccattgcactccagcctgggtgacagaacaccACCCTGTATACTGTATACAACTGCTTAGATATGTACATGATTAAAGACAAAAGGGATCCTTCCTTGGTAATAGAAAATTTGGGTTAGGTATGCTCCATCCCAAACTGATGAACAACTGAAACTGTGCTACAAATGGTGAATCTCTACCAACACATTCCCTTGGCTAAGTAGAAAGAACAAGGGTGAATGGGTCCGAATTAAGCTCAAATCTAGCTGAAGCACTCAACATTGATTCATTCCTTGGACCAATTACTTACTAAATCTCTATGAGCTGGTACCTTGTTTGTACCATGaggttgctattttaaaaattaatgttaccagctgggcctagtggctcacgtctgtaaccccagcactttgggagcccaaggcaggtggatcgcttgaggtcagttccagaccagcttgtccaacatggcaaaatcccgtctctactaaaatacaaaaaaaattagctgggcatggtggcaggtgccagtaatcccagctactcgggaggctgaggcagtagaatcacttgaatctgggaggcggaggttgctgtgagcctgGATCgcactattacactccagcctgggcaacagagcaggactcagtctcaaaaaaaaaaaaaaagttacctaaaAATGCCTGGGATATAGGAGTCCAAATAATGTTAGCAGTAAAATAAAACCAGTATTTTGTTcccatgaaaaaaatacatatacaaatcTCAACTAAGTCCAAAGTGTTAATAACATTTTGATAATTATTCAAACATTTTTGAGGTTTTCACTGTCacacatgctggagtgcagtgacacgatcatagctcactgaagcctcaaagtcctgggcccGGGGGacccaccctccagcctcagtctccgaaGTAGCTTGGTCTACAGGCGCACATCCCcacactcagatttttttttttttttttgagacagggtctcgctgttgcccaggctggtctggcctcaagcgatcctcccgtcttggcctcccaaaatgttaacatgaacaggtatgagccaccatgcctggcccaaagtttctatttaaaaatttttctatttttattttttttttttgagacggagtctcgctctgtcgcccaggctggagtgcagtggcgcaatctcagctcactgcaagctccgcctcccgggttcacgccattctcctgcctcagcctcccgagtagctgggactacaggtgcccgccactgcgcccggctaatttttttgtatttttagtagagacggggtttcaccatggtctcgatctcctgaccttgtgatccgcccgcctcggcctcccaaagtgctgggattacaggcgtgagccaccgcgcccggcaaatttttctatttttaaaaactcacagcACAAAAACTgtagaaaagaatattttattgaaatagttTCTCAATTAACAATGGAGCAAAGTACAACTTGACTCAAACCTGTCCAACCAGCATCAACTGCTACTGAAATAATTCAAACATACagaagaggtgggggtggggtgaggggtgggacCCTTAGGCCCCATCTCTGCcaatgtggcaaaaaaaaaaaaaaaaaaaaaaaaaaggaaaagacaaaatgaCTGACACAGCCAGGTTCATTCTTGTCGTGGACCTGGGGTGACAGCCCTAGCTTCTGCTACAGACGGAATACTGGAGACGGGCTCCCTAGGCATAGGCATGGTGGGTCAGGGGTCCCCATCCTAGCAGAGCGATGCACAGAGGAAGGCCAGCCCTGACCCTCCTTCATCCACAGGCCTGCCTCGGAGAGAGGGAGGTGGCATCTCTACATTCACGCCATGGTCTCTCCTTTCCCCAGGACCTTGGGATAGGGGCTCACAGTAGAAAGCACATTTGGTCAGCCCAGGGGTCGGGGGTGAGGGAAAGACTCTGTCTGGGAGGAGCAGAACagcagaagagaggaggaggcagggagttACAGGAACCTGGGGTACCAGGCTGCTGGAAAGATGCAGATTATGACAGAGCTTGCAGGATGTGGGCACCCCATGCCAACCACTCTATGTGGCTTTCCTCTTTGGAGAGGTGGTGGACTCCCTTCTTCACTGTGTCCCTCCCTCCTCTGGCCACTAGGGGTCGGAAATACGAGTGAGAATCCTTCCAGATTTACTTCCACCAAATCCAGAGGTACAGGTTTTTAGGCAAGGGGCAGAGAACTGCCCAATTTGCAGCAGGAAGCCAAGGAAACCCAGGGGGAAAGAAGCTGGatgggaatgggggagggaggcTCAGGGAAAGAGAAGCCCGCAGAGGGAGGAAAGAGTACAGATAGGCACTCGGAAACCAAACCTGGTAACCGAGGCTCTGAAGACACTGGCCTGAAAGAATGCTGATCGCAtggtgggagaggaagggagggaaggaaggatcaCCAGAGAAGAGTGGAAACTCCCCAGCAACCCCAGATACCCTTCCCATCACCAGGACCCATCAACCACTGGCAGCCATTCTCTCCCTACCCACAGGCAAATTAAGACATAATAGTGATTTTTCCCAAATTTAGGGCCTATATGGGTAGGGAACAgggagtggggctggggaagAGAACAGGTTCCATTTTTAACCACAGAGGTACTGCAGAAGGAACCAGTGAGctgtctctcccttccccttctccacaCCTCCAATCACAGGTGAGAAAGGAACTCCAGCCGAGGGCAGGACctacccctccccccacccttgATGTTTAATAAATAGAAGTAGTGGGGGAAGGGGGTGGAGATGAATGGGAAAAACAGAGGTGGGCGTTATAGTTCGTCGTTCTTCAAAGGCCGCTTCTGTCCTGTCGATTGTTCTTTCTGTTCAGGTTCTGTTGGGAGTTTGGGGGAGCAAAGGAATCACGGCAGGTGAAACAGAGGAACCAACCCCAGTTCTTTGCAGAGGATTTCCTGAGACCCCACCAGGCTTCCCACTGTAGCCCCAGCTCCACCCTCACCTGCTCCAGGACCTCCTAACTCCAAAGGCTCAGTGTCTCCTGGCTCCGATCCTGCTTTGGAAAGGAACAGGTTAGTCTCCTCAAAAGGGAAGAAGAGGCTAAGGGAAGGCTGGGCCAGTTTTTCCATGAAGAGCCacctagtaaatattttaggatacATGAACCACATTTGGTCTCTttgcctactctttttttttttttttgagacggagtctctattgcccaggctggagtgcagagtgcagtggcgccatctcagtttactgcaatctccgcctcccaggttgaagggattctcctgcctcagcctcctgagtagctgggattaaaggtgtgcgccaccatgcctgactcatttttttggcattttttagtggagatggggtttcaccatgttggccaggatggtctcgaactcctgacctcaggtgatccacccgcctcagcctctcaaagagctgggattacaggtgtgagccaccgcgcccagccttttttttttttttttgagacggagtctcgctctgccgcccaggctggagtgcagtggccggatctcggctcactgcaagctccgcctcccgggttcacgccattctcctgcctcagcctcccgagtagctgggactacaggcgcccgccacctcgcccggctagttttttgtattttttagtagagacggggtttcaccgtgttagccaggatggtctcgatctcctgacctcatgatccgcccgtctcagcctcccaaagtgctgggattacaggcttgagccaccgcgcccggccgccttttttttttttttaaacaaccctTTAAAAACGCAAAGGCCATTCAAGCTCATGGGCTGTCTAGAAACAGGCTGTGCCTGCCAGTTTGCCTAGCCCTGGGCTAATGCAACATCCACGTGCTCAACCATGGTTGCTCCAACTCACCAGTCTCTACTTTCTCCGGTTCTGAAATGGGCTCTGCATCTTCAGTCTGGCCTGGAAGGAAACCAGGGGtaagacacagcctcaggagggaaAGGAGGCCATCTCCCTGTCCAGCAGAACATGCAGCCAGGTACCCTGTCCTCACCTGCTGGAAGGATGACCTTCTCCCCCTGGTCACTGGCACTGGCATTGAGGGGTGGCTCTGCCCGGGTCCCATTCTTGTCTTTGGGCCGGGGCCGGGGCTTGGTAAACTTGGCCTTATTGAGCAGATACTGCACCTCTCGGTCCAGGGCCATCATTTTGGCCTCAATGTCTTTTGAGAGCAACACGGGCTTCTCTGTGGCGGGCAGCTTGGCCTGCTCGGCCAGAGTTGCATTCTTCCAGGCCTGTGGGTGAGACCAGGAGAGGCTCCGAGCTAGCCATGGAGAGAGCAGACATCTCTGTCCCAGATGGAATCACACCCTCAACCAGCCTCTTCCCTCAGACTGCAAATCACTGCCACCCCTGGCCTCAGTCCCATGAGGctaacagagtcctcagaagggTATTATAAAGGTTCTCCACAACGAAGTCCCAACCTGCATGTTTCTGGCTTACATCCTACTACTCTGGAGTGACTGCAACTGAACAAACCCCTTgaatattccttttttatttttattttttgagacagagtctcgctctgttgccaggctggagtgcagtggcacgatctcaactcactgcaacttctgcctcctgggttcaaacaattctcctgcctcagtctcccgagtagctaggactataggcacaccccaccacgcccagctaatttctgtatttttagtagagatggggtttcaccatgttgaccaggatggtctcgatctcttgacctcatgattcacctgcctcagcctcccaaagtgctgggattacaggcatgagccactgtgctcggctgaATACTCCTTTCTTGACTCTCCACTTCTGAGCTGTGGCTCAAGAGTCCCCACACATCCAAAACAGTTTCTACTTCACATGCCACATCAGTCTCACCTAGCCAAACCCTGGACCATGTTCTGACCTAGGTCAAATCCCAGCCCCTCAAAGCAGCTTTTTCTATCCTCATGGAATGGGCATTTTGCTCCTCCAGTCTGATGACTCTTATGGCCATGGCTCTTGCTTGGGACTAATCAGATGTGGGCTCAAATACAAACATCTTTTGTCTTCAGATTAGATGCTaagccaggaggcaggggttgctgTGGCTTCCTCTCTCCGCCTCTCCCACAGTACCTAGGATGGCAGCTAAGTATCTGGTTAAGTATTTATGAAGTGATTACCCAGGTCTCATTGATGACTTTCTCTAATGTTGTCATCTCCACCTCAGTGAAGATCTGGTCCATCTCTGGGATGAGCCTGGCCCCCCTGGAAGGCAGAAAGGAGACCATTAACCTCAGACGGAGAGGAGTCTGGGGTGTGGGGAGTGGGAAGCTGGGAGGAATGAGAACCAGTGGCCTGGCAGGACTGCATACAGGGTTCAGGGGCTGCTTACTTGAGGAACATGCTGGAATGGTTGAGGAGATTATCGAGGGCAGACAGCCGTTCGGGCCACTTCTTGCGCTCCTCTACCCGAAAAAACAGCCCTTGGCACAGCTTCCTCAGCTCAGCCAGCTTCTCCTTCAACATCTGATGGATGTGGGATTGGGCAGAGGGGTGGAGGGACGACAGCAGAGCCTGGAGTCAGCCCCCTGTCTTTCTTTATGGGCTCAAGCCCcggctcttctctctctctctgaccctgggagaggaaggagagctCCCATTCCACCTGCCATGTCCTGAGAGGCCCCTCACCACTGTGGTGGCTCCAACACCCTCATCCTCCAGCCAGGTGGATGCAGCGCTGAGCTTCCCAGAGATCTCCTCACGCTGCTCCTCTGTGGACACTTCCTGGTACTCGGACTGGTACAGCTTGTCCTGGGTGGGGGACATGCAAACACATGCACCCGCAAGCCCAGGGGCAAGGCCCGCAGAGCCAGGCGTAAGCCTGCAGGGGCTGCTGCCTCCTGCCCACTGACCTGGGTCTCAAAGATGAACGCTTCCAAGCTGTTGGCAGCTTTTTCCCGTTCCTGCTTCTCCAGGTCTCGGAGTGTCAAGTCCTGAAGTCTATGGGACGAAGGAGGGGAAGGGATGAGGGAGAGAGCGAGTGAGAACTTGAGACTCTGGGTCAGACAGCCCTCCCTCCCAGGGCGCCATCCCACACCCTGCCCACCCTGCCCACACATGTACACACCATCTGTCCTCACTTACTTCTGCACCGACTGAGCCAGCTTATCCTCTGGCAAGTCAGGCAGGTCCAGAACGACCAGCTCCACCCCAATCTCCTCAACCATTCGCTGCTTCCTGGCGggcttctgtttcttctctccctctgggGCTGGAGCGACGCCCTCAggccctgcctctgccttctcaCTTGGCTTCTGGGTGGGAAGAGTCAGGCGTGTCAGGAAAAGCCTCTGCCCTCCTACATTCTCCATGGGGTCAGATACAAGGCAGTTGCCCACTCCCTTAGTCTCTGGATCCACACTGGCCTTCCTCCACCACAGCTCACCTGGGCCTCAGACttgtcctcattttctttttctgtggccTTTTCTCCCTCAGGGGCTGCATCTCCCTTAGGTTCAGGGGGCAGGGGCTGAGAGCCATCCTCCAccggggcctcagtttcctccttgaGCTCCACCTGCTCCCCAGGCTCATCCTTGCTCCCCTCTGCAgggctctcctcttcctcctgggaaaCACCGCAGGCGCCCCACGGAACGATCAGGAGCAGAGCCTCCAGGCAGGCCTGGCTGAGCACCGCTGACCCCATGGGGGTTCCATACAGGTGACCGCTATATGCAAATGGTTAATGGCCTGCTTGGACTGTGACAATTTAGCTGGACAAAGGAAGAGAATCTGGAACAAGGGGAATGGGCCTTGGGAGCACCGGTCAAGAAACAGTTGAGAGCCTAGAAGATCCTGGGGAGTGAATGGTTAACATAACAGGGGCAGGTGTGGCCTACCCTCACCCCCTTCCTCTGCTGCTACCACCTGCATCCCCCACTGTCCTCCATGCTCCCCTGGCTCCATCCTGAACTCACCTGGACAGTATCAGTACCGTTCTCCTTGGCATCTGGTGTGGTACCGCCTCCAAACAGGCTGGAAATGGTGTTGCCAAGTTCTAGGGGGAGGAAAACCCAAAGACTCAAAAGGAGACCACAGCAGTGACTCCACCTTCTAACCCAAGGGCCATGCCCTGTCCACCTCCCGAACCCTCACACATTCTCTcctgtacacacatgcatgcccATCTTACTGGTGAGAGTAGATTCCTCTTCTGGGCTGTCCTCCACTAGTGTCTCAAATACAGACTCCACCTGAAAACACGTTCAAAATCAAGAAACACACAGGCTAATCCACCTTTTTTCCACAAACATCCTGCCAAAGTGGGTGTCTGCTTATGCACACTCCACGCCATTGCAGGCCTAGTCTCTCAGCTGCCTTTTCTAAGGACTTGGAGTTGGTTGCCCATCTCTTGATTAGGAGGCCTCCACGAATAGGGTCCCAGCTCCTCTTTCCCCAAAGAGCCCCCTACTTCTCCACTCAGTAACTGTATGAGCCATTACATCCATATTCCCAGATTTGTTCTTCAAAAACGGATTCCTGCCCaagtacagtggcttatgcttgtaatctcaacagtttgggaggccaaggcaggtggatcacttgaggtcagggttttgagaccagactggccaacatggtgaaaccccatctctactccaaataacaaaaattagccaggcgtggtggcgggcgcctgtaatcccagctactcagaaggctgagacacgagaatcacttgaacccgggaggcggaggttgcaagactgcgccactgtactccagcctagacaagcagactctgtctcaaaaaaagtaataataatgataagtggattcctgaggccaggcacagtggctcccacctgtaatccctgtactttgggaggctgaggcaggaggatcgtttgatcccaggagttagagaccagtctaggcaacattgtgagatcctgtctctataaaaagtacaaaaaaatttagcaggatgtggtggcacatgcatatcatctcacctactcaggagactgagatggatcATTTAACCAGCCAGGTGTTCAGGGCTGGAATGAGCTATGACCATGCTACTAtattccagcctaagtgacagagccaagaccccatctcaaaaaaaaaaaaaaaaaaaaaaaaaaaagagtggattaTTCAAACCATTCAATAGTTCCAAGAAATTTACAATGCCTATAAGCATTTATAGGCTATAAGGAGGTCTGCACCAGATCACTGCTTAGCTGTTTAGAGCCAACATTTTTCTGATTCCTAAACTTTTGGTTACCATATCCTAATGCCATGTGGAACCCGCTTTGGAAATGGCTGGCAGGGCCTGAGCCCCTGCCCTGCACCCAAGGTCTCCTTTAGCTCTCACCCTATCTAGACTGAGCACGCCACTCTCATCCAGGTTGAAGTGAGCCTTGATGCCCTTGGACTCGTAGTCAGGATACTTCTTGAAGCTGTCACCCACCCCTTTTAGCTTCACTGTGGTCAGATTCTGGGAGCCAAATACCCTGgttggggaggaaaggggagttCAGGGGGACCCATTCCAGCCCATCTCCCCCTCTAGACAACATGGCCTCCTGGCATGAGGTGTCAGGGGCACTCCCCAAGGGCACACTCAGGAGGATGGATGCATTCTCCAGAGAAGTTGCTCATAGCTGCCCTGTTTCAGCCCTGCAGGCCCACATCCTCCCTCACCCTCAGTCCTCATTGTCCAGCAGCCACGCCTCCCTGTCCCTGGAGCTCCCATCCTGCACCCCCGCCCCTCACCGAAGATCTTCAGGCCCCAGGAAGCCCAGGTCACCATAGTTGATGTGGAAGTTGAAATCATGGCTGTAGCGGTTAAAGGTGATGACTTTGCGTTGAGGGTAGGGGCCCATCCGAGAGAAAAGTACCCGTTTATTGTGCTTCAGGCTGTGAaccccaggctcctcctccacctccctcgTGAACTCCACCTACACAGCAGGCAGACAGAGGCATACTGTTGCACACTAGAGAACCCAAGTAGGTTCTGGGGTAAGGATGGGGGTAGGGTGGGGAATACCTCTTAGCAGAAAGACAAAGGGATGAGACAGAGCAGACAGAAGGGGAAGCCCCACTTGGGAGAGGTAAAGGGAGCTTGTCACCTGCTCAGTCAGGCTCACTCACCAGGATGGGGTAGACCACTGCATCTCGGACGACAAATGGCTTCACTTTAAAGGCTTTGCTGAGTGCAGCTGCCTGGTACACTGCCCCCATGGCAGCTGCTTCATCTGCATTGATGTTCTTCCCCAGCTCCTCCCTGGG
Above is a genomic segment from Chlorocebus sabaeus isolate Y175 chromosome 1, mChlSab1.0.hap1, whole genome shotgun sequence containing:
- the HYOU1 gene encoding hypoxia up-regulated protein 1 isoform X2, coding for MTVKVRRQRPRRRVFWALVAVLLADLLALSDTLAVMSVDLGSESMKVAIVKPGVPMEIVLNKESRRKTPVIVTLKENERFFGDSAASMAIKNPKATLRYFQHLLGKQADNPHVALYQARFPEHELTFDPQRQTVHFQISPQLQFSPEEVLGMVLNYSRSLAEDFAEQPIKDAVITVPVFFNQAERRAVLQAARMAGLKVLQLINDNTATALSYGVFRRKDINTTAQNIMFYDMGSGSTVCTIVTYQMVKTKEAGMQPQLQIRGVGFDRTLGGLEMELRLREHLAGLFNEQRKGQRAKDVRENPRAMAKLLREANRLKTVLSANADHMAQIEGLMDDVDFKAKVTRVEFEELCADLFERVPGPVQQALQSAEMSLDEIEQVILVGGATRVPKVQEVLLKAVGKEELGKNINADEAAAMGAVYQAAALSKAFKVKPFVVRDAVVYPILVEFTREVEEEPGVHSLKHNKRVLFSRMGPYPQRKVITFNRYSHDFNFHINYGDLGFLGPEDLRVFGSQNLTTVKLKGVGDSFKKYPDYESKGIKAHFNLDESGVLSLDRVESVFETLVEDSPEEESTLTKLGNTISSLFGGGTTPDAKENGTDTVQEEEESPAEGSKDEPGEQVELKEETEAPVEDGSQPLPPEPKGDAAPEGEKATEKENEDKSEAQKPSEKAEAGPEGVAPAPEGEKKQKPARKQRMVEEIGVELVVLDLPDLPEDKLAQSVQKLQDLTLRDLEKQEREKAANSLEAFIFETQDKLYQSEYQEVSTEEQREEISGKLSAASTWLEDEGVGATTVMLKEKLAELRKLCQGLFFRVEERKKWPERLSALDNLLNHSSMFLKGARLIPEMDQIFTEVEMTTLEKVINETWAWKNATLAEQAKLPATEKPVLLSKDIEAKMMALDREVQYLLNKAKFTKPRPRPKDKNGTRAEPPLNASASDQGEKVILPAGQTEDAEPISEPEKVETGSEPGDTEPLELGGPGAEPEQKEQSTGQKRPLKNDEL
- the HYOU1 gene encoding hypoxia up-regulated protein 1 isoform X1, with the translated sequence MTVKVRRQRPRRRVFWALVAVLLADLLALSDTLAVMSVDLGSESMKVAIVKPGVPMEIVLNKESRRKTPVIVTLKENERFFGDSAASMAIKNPKATLRYFQHLLGKQADNPHVALYQARFPEHELTFDPQRQTVHFQISPQLQFSPEEVLGMVLNYSRSLAEDFAEQPIKDAVITVPVFFNQAERRAVLQAARMAGLKVLQLINDNTATALSYGVFRRKDINTTAQNIMFYDMGSGSTVCTIVTYQMVKTKEAGMQPQLQIRGVGFDRTLGGLEMELRLREHLAGLFNEQRKGQRAKDVRENPRAMAKLLREANRLKTVLSANADHMAQIEGLMDDVDFKAKVTRVEFEELCADLFERVPGPVQQALQSAEMSLDEIEQVILVGGATRVPKVQEVLLKAVGKEELGKNINADEAAAMGAVYQAAALSKAFKVKPFVVRDAVVYPILVEFTREVEEEPGVHSLKHNKRVLFSRMGPYPQRKVITFNRYSHDFNFHINYGDLGFLGPEDLRVFGSQNLTTVKLKGVGDSFKKYPDYESKGIKAHFNLDESGVLSLDRVESVFETLVEDSPEEESTLTKLGNTISSLFGGGTTPDAKENGTDTVQEEEESPAEGSKDEPGEQVELKEETEAPVEDGSQPLPPEPKGDAAPEGEKATEKENEDKSEAQKPSEKAEAGPEGVAPAPEGEKKQKPARKQRMVEEIGVELVVLDLPDLPEDKLAQSVQKLQDLTLRDLEKQEREKAANSLEAFIFETQDKLYQSEYQEVSTEEQREEISGKLSAASTWLEDEGVGATTVMLKEKLAELRKLCQGLFFRVEERKKWPERLSALDNLLNHSSMFLKGARLIPEMDQIFTEVEMTTLEKVINETWAWKNATLAEQAKLPATEKPVLLSKDIEAKMMALDREVQYLLNKAKFTKPRPRPKDKNGTRAEPPLNASASDQGEKVILPAGQTEDAEPISEPEKVETAGSEPGDTEPLELGGPGAEPEQKEQSTGQKRPLKNDEL